GCCGACGGACGGACGCCAAGCAAGGAGCGAGGAATGGAAGAGAGAGTGAAAAACAACCGGCCGCCGGGATCGCCGACGAGCGGAGAGCCGCATGCAGGCCGCGAGGAGCCGCCTCTCGACCGCAGGCTCGTCCCTGCGGATCGAGCCAAGCGGGCGGGCGCCTTCTTCATCGATTGGTTCATCGGGTTTCTTCTCGGGATGATCCCTGCGATCGGATGGCTGGCGGGGTCGGCCTACATGCTTCTCCGCGACGGTTTCTCGAGCGGGATCCTCGACCGCCGCAGTCTCGGGAAGAAGGCGATGCGCATCCGGCCGGTTGTGCTGGCCGGATCGCCGGTCACGTTTGCCATCTCGGCGCGCCGAAACGTCATCTTCGCGGTTCCGCTCCTTCTTCTCGTGATCCCCGTTCTCGGGCTCGTGCTCGCGCCCGCCGCGTCGATCGTGATCCTCATCATCGAGACCGGGCTCGTTCTCACGGATCGCGACGGCCGCCGTTACGGCGATCGTATCGCAGGGACGCTGGT
This window of the Candidatus Eisenbacteria bacterium genome carries:
- a CDS encoding RDD family protein, with product MEERVKNNRPPGSPTSGEPHAGREEPPLDRRLVPADRAKRAGAFFIDWFIGFLLGMIPAIGWLAGSAYMLLRDGFSSGILDRRSLGKKAMRIRPVVLAGSPVTFAISARRNVIFAVPLLLLVIPVLGLVLAPAASIVILIIETGLVLTDRDGRRYGDRIAGTLVVESEG